Proteins encoded by one window of Ascochyta rabiei chromosome 1, complete sequence:
- a CDS encoding Non-specific serine/threonine protein kinase — MAFASYSPHREAGTMHLDLPSPTYRLDGTHFAHLQQLRRSLSRSPSKPSRFQLHKSDSPRSPISPLALARAFSPKAHKPTSPIKTFFESPLAQAVPAKKKFTLRRPTANFKASPRARQNSKSPRRVLGDSPTGANSTTPFYTRPTVGQENDTPARPSSSDSLESMDTDCRKFGLNDKPIKFEFAHRRPDLSPGPPVKSSPLKRNDGVMNLSGTPTGFSPVAKRRSLHSVSNLGTDFESIFDRNSMHAVQSPMEEEETQNEFDFSTPANPSQSPMRRATSLRKSTVMQRNANSPRPKPAFDGEFAMPGLAASKSRNRMSLDSSLGQSTTPTQTPFRKSTFDAGRMGLPTPFVRSTAGASQPHPLSHAHTPSSTTSGLGGMTPMAPPRAPHFAAPPGRPNQSHQFSRSLPIGVPRPHAPEGEHDSFDTPFKSVQQAPVAFSTGLMSKKNRNADEPANVYVMPDTPSKRQSYPPAQADRTDVIDTPLVKRGGSLFGDFNRPQPQFGTTSTPFSAHVSKFSTGSFGKGTSVFGNMGGSLQRRGSMVSVDGDDDLPDSQSPTANRTMVDTDASIDDMPPTPTKGHGASSRRSKESSLRRKTFRSRPSIGNDTFAAPEVANDFNGKSSPHTVATASHDKSSSPPSRGEQLDSKNCTSSPAQASLTRTRFLRRTKRLGRPSPLSRQILPSIISFGSSSPGSPLDSSFQPAETNRLSIAGNRRGSMNFNSSVSTFPPATPTTPRDHSVFFAEDKGAIPIGLTKNDVDEAISSRFREVKELDGGEGEFSKVYRVSQSVQGSTQDTPAGSQVWVVKKSKKPYTGQGDRNRKMREVDILYALRGNDHVLNINDHWEANSHLYIQSEYCEGGNLRRFLDTVGYSSRLDDFRIWKILLELSQGLTFIHHSGYIHLDLKPANILIDFGGSLKIADFGLASSWPAPKGIDGEGDRHYLAPEALCGRFDKPADVFALGMMLTEIAGNCVIPENGTYWTKLRSGEFEHVLPSLTWSADSGTLSRDGNGDPIPESNVSLDTFLMSDTDIEPQSTVQIRAASSPEEDLARAPKFMIDYTDPNTMDQVVKAMLHPVPEERPTSEQVLQCFGCQWVDYRRRAGATVYEGNFGPGEDILATYALDDADADMMDMS; from the exons ATGGCCTTCGCCTCGTACTCGCCCCACCGCGAGGCCGGCACCATGCACCTGGACCTCCCTTCACCCACCTATCGTCTGGACGGCACCCACTTCGCCCATCTGCAGCAGCTGCGCCGTTCCCTATCACGCTCACCTTCGAAACCCTCGCGCTTCCAGCTGCACAAGTCCGACTCACCACGCTCGCCCATCTCTCCACTAGCACTCGCGCGCGCCTTCAGCCCCAAGGCACACAAGCCAACGAGTCCTATCAAGACATTTTTTGAATCGCCTCTGGCACAGGCCGTGCCAGCCAAGAAGAAATTCACTCTGCGACGACCCACCGCAAACTTCAAGGCCTCGCCGCGCGCACGACAGAATTCAAAAAGCCCCCGTCGCGTCCTCGGCGACTCACCCACCGGCGCAAACTCCACAACACCCTTCTACACCCGCCCGACCGTCGGCCAAGAAAACGACACACCCGCACGCCCTTCCAGCTCGGATTCCCTCGAGAGCATGGACACGGACTGCAGGAAGTTTGGCTTGAACGACAAGCCCATCAAGTTCGAGTTTGCGCACCGACGTCCGGATCTCTCTCCGGGCCCCCCTGTAAAGTCGAGTCCTCTCAAGCGTAACGATGGTGTTATGAACCTGAGCGGGACACCCACTGGCTTCAGTCCTGTCGCTAAGCGGAGGAGCTTGCACAGCGTCTCGAACCTGGGAACCGATTTCGAGAGTATTTTCGACCGCAACAGCATGCATGCCGTACAATCACCTatggaagaggaggagacGCAAAACGAGTTCGACTTTTCGACGCCTGCGAACCCGTCGCAATCGCCTATGCGCAGAGCCACGTCTCTTCGAAAATCGACTGTGATGCAGCGAAACGCGAATTCACCACGACCGAAACCAGCTTTCGACGGCGAGTTTGCCATGCCTGGCCTCGCAGCGTCCAAATCGAGAAACCGCATGTCGCTCGACAGCTCTCTTGGTCAAAGTACCACGCCCACGCAGACGCCCTTCCGCAAGTCCACCTTCGATGCTGGGCGCATGGGTTTGCCTACACCCTTCGTTCGCAGCACTGCCGGCGCATCGCAACCGCACCCGTTGTCGCATGCGCACACACCATCTTCAACTACGTCAGGTCTCGGTGGGATGACTCCCATGGCACCGCCACGGGCACCCCACTTCGCAGCTCCACCTGGTCGGCCAAACCAGAGTCATCAATTTTCACGTTCTCTGCCAATCGGCGTACCGCGCCCACACGCACCGGAAGGAGAACATGACTCGTTTGACACGCCATTCAAGTCTGTGCAGCAAGCCCCAGTTGCATTCTCCACCGGTCTCATGTCGAAGAAGAACCGCAATGCGGACGAGCCCGCCAATGTATATGTCATGCCTGACACCCCGTCTAAGCGGCAGTCGTATCCCCCTGCTCAGGCAGACAGGACTGATGTCATCGACACACCTCTCGTTAAGCGAGGTGGAAGTTTATTTGGAGATTTCAATAGGCCACAACCTCAGTTCGGCACAACAAGCACACCCTTTAGCGCGCATGTGTCAAAGTTCTCTACGGGATCCTTTGGTAAAGGAACCAGCGTCTTTGGCAACATGGGCGGATCCCTTCAGCGCCGAGGCAGCATGGTCAGCGTGGATGGTGATGACGACCTTCCTGATAGCCAGTCGCCAACTGCCAACCGTACTATGGTTGACACCGACGCGAGCATTGACGATATGCCACCGACCCCTACAAAGGGACATGGTGCATCGAGTCGCCGCTCAAAGGAGAGCAGTCTCAGGCGCAAAACCTTCCGCTCCCGACCTTCTATTGGTAACGATACGTTTGCGGCCCCAGAAGTTGCCAATGATTTCAATGGTAAGTCTAGTCCACACACAGTTGCGACAGCTTCACATGACAAGAGTAGCTCGCCACCATCACGTGGTGAGCAGCTTGACTCAAAGAACTGTACCTCCTCTCCCGCACAAGCTTCTCTTACTCGGACTCGGTTCTTGCGACGTACCAAGAGATTGGGTCGTCCATCACCGCTTTCGCGACAGATACTTC CGTCCATCATCTCGTTCGGTTCATCGTCGCCAGGTTCCCCACTCGATTCCTCGTTCCAACCCGCTGAGACAAATCGATTGTCCATCGCGGGTAACAGGCGCGGCTCGATGAACTTCAACAGCAGTGTCAGCACTTTCCCTCCCGCTACACCAACCACGCCACGTGATCATTCCGTTTTCTTCGCTGAAGACAAGGGAGCTATCCCCATCGGTCTCACCAAGAACGACGTCGATGAGGCCATCAGCTCGCGCTTCCGTGAGGTCAAGGAGCTCGACGGTGGCGAAGGGGAGTTCTCCAAGGTCTACCGCGTCAGCCAGTCTGTGCAGGGCTCAACGCAGGACACTCCAGCTGGGAGTCAGGTATGGGTCGTTAAGAAGTCGAAGAAGCCATATACAGGCCAGGGTGACCGCAACCGCAAGATGCGTGAAGTTGACATCCTCTATGCTCTTCGGGGCAATGACCACGTTCTGAACATCAACGACCACTGGGAAGCCAACTCACACTTGTACATCCAAAGCGAATACTGCGAAGGCGGCAACTTGCGCCGCTTCCTCGACACTGTTGGATACAGTAGCCGTCTCGACGACTTCCGCATTTGGAAGATTCTACTGGAACTGTCACAG GGACTTACCTTTATACACCACTCAGGTTACATCCACCTCGATCTGAAGCCCGCCAACATCCTGATTGACTTTGGGGGTTCGCTGAAGATCGCTGATTTCGGTCTGGCCAGCTCTTGGCCTGCACCCAAAGGCATCGATGGCGAAGGCGATCGCCACTACCTGGCGCCAGAAGCTCTCTGCGGCCGCTTTGACAAGCCCGCCGATGTATTCGCGCTCGGCATGATGCTGACTGAGATTGCCGGCAACTGTGTTATTCCCGAGAACGGCACCTACTGGACGAAGCTCAGGTCAGGCGAATTCGAGCACGTACTCCCGAGCTTGACTTGGAGTGCCGATAGCGGTACCCTGAGCCGCGATGGCAACGGTGACCCGATTCCCGAGAGTAACGTTTCTCTGGACACCTTCCTCATGTCAGACACCGACATCGAGCCCCAGTCCACGGTCCAAATACGGGCAGCCTCAAGTCCGGAAGAGGACCTTGCCCGTGCCCCAAAGTTCATGATTGACTACACCGACCCCAATACCATGGACCAGGTAGTCAAAGCAATGTTGCATCCTGTACCAGAAGAGCGGCCAACATCTGAGCAAGTCCTGCAGTGCTTTGGTTGCCAGTGGGTCGACTACAGGAGGCGAGCGGGAGCCACTGTATACGAAGGCAACTTTGGACCAGGCGAGGATATACTGGCCACATATGCGCTCGATGATGCTGACGCTGACATGATGGACATGAGCTAA
- a CDS encoding Non-specific serine/threonine protein kinase, which translates to MAFASYSPHREAGTMHLDLPSPTYRLDGTHFAHLQQLRRSLSRSPSKPSRFQLHKSDSPRSPISPLALARAFSPKAHKPTSPIKTFFESPLAQAVPAKKKFTLRRPTANFKASPRARQNSKSPRRVLGDSPTGANSTTPFYTRPTVGQENDTPARPSSSDSLESMDTDCRKFGLNDKPIKFEFAHRRPDLSPGPPVKSSPLKRNDGVMNLSGTPTGFSPVAKRRSLHSVSNLGTDFESIFDRNSMHAVQSPMEEEETQNEFDFSTPANPSQSPMRRATSLRKSTVMQRNANSPRPKPAFDGEFAMPGLAASKSRNRMSLDSSLGQSTTPTQTPFRKSTFDAGRMGLPTPFVRSTAGASQPHPLSHAHTPSSTTSGLGGMTPMAPPRAPHFAAPPGRPNQSHQFSRSLPIGVPRPHAPEGEHDSFDTPFKSVQQAPVAFSTGLMSKKNRNADEPANVYVMPDTPSKRQSYPPAQADRTDVIDTPLVKRGGSLFGDFNRPQPQFGTTSTPFSAHVSKFSTGSFGKGTSVFGNMGGSLQRRGSMVSVDGDDDLPDSQSPTANRTMVDTDASIDDMPPTPTKGHGASSRRSKESSLRRKTFRSRPSIGNDTFAAPEVANDFNGKSSPHTVATASHDKSSSPPSRGEQLDSKNCTSSPAQASLTRTRFLRRTKRLGRPSPLSRQILRTTVLPFSREANANQLPASIISFGSSSPGSPLDSSFQPAETNRLSIAGNRRGSMNFNSSVSTFPPATPTTPRDHSVFFAEDKGAIPIGLTKNDVDEAISSRFREVKELDGGEGEFSKVYRVSQSVQGSTQDTPAGSQVWVVKKSKKPYTGQGDRNRKMREVDILYALRGNDHVLNINDHWEANSHLYIQSEYCEGGNLRRFLDTVGYSSRLDDFRIWKILLELSQGLTFIHHSGYIHLDLKPANILIDFGGSLKIADFGLASSWPAPKGIDGEGDRHYLAPEALCGRFDKPADVFALGMMLTEIAGNCVIPENGTYWTKLRSGEFEHVLPSLTWSADSGTLSRDGNGDPIPESNVSLDTFLMSDTDIEPQSTVQIRAASSPEEDLARAPKFMIDYTDPNTMDQVVKAMLHPVPEERPTSEQVLQCFGCQWVDYRRRAGATVYEGNFGPGEDILATYALDDADADMMDMS; encoded by the exons ATGGCCTTCGCCTCGTACTCGCCCCACCGCGAGGCCGGCACCATGCACCTGGACCTCCCTTCACCCACCTATCGTCTGGACGGCACCCACTTCGCCCATCTGCAGCAGCTGCGCCGTTCCCTATCACGCTCACCTTCGAAACCCTCGCGCTTCCAGCTGCACAAGTCCGACTCACCACGCTCGCCCATCTCTCCACTAGCACTCGCGCGCGCCTTCAGCCCCAAGGCACACAAGCCAACGAGTCCTATCAAGACATTTTTTGAATCGCCTCTGGCACAGGCCGTGCCAGCCAAGAAGAAATTCACTCTGCGACGACCCACCGCAAACTTCAAGGCCTCGCCGCGCGCACGACAGAATTCAAAAAGCCCCCGTCGCGTCCTCGGCGACTCACCCACCGGCGCAAACTCCACAACACCCTTCTACACCCGCCCGACCGTCGGCCAAGAAAACGACACACCCGCACGCCCTTCCAGCTCGGATTCCCTCGAGAGCATGGACACGGACTGCAGGAAGTTTGGCTTGAACGACAAGCCCATCAAGTTCGAGTTTGCGCACCGACGTCCGGATCTCTCTCCGGGCCCCCCTGTAAAGTCGAGTCCTCTCAAGCGTAACGATGGTGTTATGAACCTGAGCGGGACACCCACTGGCTTCAGTCCTGTCGCTAAGCGGAGGAGCTTGCACAGCGTCTCGAACCTGGGAACCGATTTCGAGAGTATTTTCGACCGCAACAGCATGCATGCCGTACAATCACCTatggaagaggaggagacGCAAAACGAGTTCGACTTTTCGACGCCTGCGAACCCGTCGCAATCGCCTATGCGCAGAGCCACGTCTCTTCGAAAATCGACTGTGATGCAGCGAAACGCGAATTCACCACGACCGAAACCAGCTTTCGACGGCGAGTTTGCCATGCCTGGCCTCGCAGCGTCCAAATCGAGAAACCGCATGTCGCTCGACAGCTCTCTTGGTCAAAGTACCACGCCCACGCAGACGCCCTTCCGCAAGTCCACCTTCGATGCTGGGCGCATGGGTTTGCCTACACCCTTCGTTCGCAGCACTGCCGGCGCATCGCAACCGCACCCGTTGTCGCATGCGCACACACCATCTTCAACTACGTCAGGTCTCGGTGGGATGACTCCCATGGCACCGCCACGGGCACCCCACTTCGCAGCTCCACCTGGTCGGCCAAACCAGAGTCATCAATTTTCACGTTCTCTGCCAATCGGCGTACCGCGCCCACACGCACCGGAAGGAGAACATGACTCGTTTGACACGCCATTCAAGTCTGTGCAGCAAGCCCCAGTTGCATTCTCCACCGGTCTCATGTCGAAGAAGAACCGCAATGCGGACGAGCCCGCCAATGTATATGTCATGCCTGACACCCCGTCTAAGCGGCAGTCGTATCCCCCTGCTCAGGCAGACAGGACTGATGTCATCGACACACCTCTCGTTAAGCGAGGTGGAAGTTTATTTGGAGATTTCAATAGGCCACAACCTCAGTTCGGCACAACAAGCACACCCTTTAGCGCGCATGTGTCAAAGTTCTCTACGGGATCCTTTGGTAAAGGAACCAGCGTCTTTGGCAACATGGGCGGATCCCTTCAGCGCCGAGGCAGCATGGTCAGCGTGGATGGTGATGACGACCTTCCTGATAGCCAGTCGCCAACTGCCAACCGTACTATGGTTGACACCGACGCGAGCATTGACGATATGCCACCGACCCCTACAAAGGGACATGGTGCATCGAGTCGCCGCTCAAAGGAGAGCAGTCTCAGGCGCAAAACCTTCCGCTCCCGACCTTCTATTGGTAACGATACGTTTGCGGCCCCAGAAGTTGCCAATGATTTCAATGGTAAGTCTAGTCCACACACAGTTGCGACAGCTTCACATGACAAGAGTAGCTCGCCACCATCACGTGGTGAGCAGCTTGACTCAAAGAACTGTACCTCCTCTCCCGCACAAGCTTCTCTTACTCGGACTCGGTTCTTGCGACGTACCAAGAGATTGGGTCGTCCATCACCGCTTTCGCGACAGATACTTCGTACAACTGTTCTTCCCTTCAGTCGTGAGGCCAATGCTAACCAGCTCCCAGCGTCCATCATCTCGTTCGGTTCATCGTCGCCAGGTTCCCCACTCGATTCCTCGTTCCAACCCGCTGAGACAAATCGATTGTCCATCGCGGGTAACAGGCGCGGCTCGATGAACTTCAACAGCAGTGTCAGCACTTTCCCTCCCGCTACACCAACCACGCCACGTGATCATTCCGTTTTCTTCGCTGAAGACAAGGGAGCTATCCCCATCGGTCTCACCAAGAACGACGTCGATGAGGCCATCAGCTCGCGCTTCCGTGAGGTCAAGGAGCTCGACGGTGGCGAAGGGGAGTTCTCCAAGGTCTACCGCGTCAGCCAGTCTGTGCAGGGCTCAACGCAGGACACTCCAGCTGGGAGTCAGGTATGGGTCGTTAAGAAGTCGAAGAAGCCATATACAGGCCAGGGTGACCGCAACCGCAAGATGCGTGAAGTTGACATCCTCTATGCTCTTCGGGGCAATGACCACGTTCTGAACATCAACGACCACTGGGAAGCCAACTCACACTTGTACATCCAAAGCGAATACTGCGAAGGCGGCAACTTGCGCCGCTTCCTCGACACTGTTGGATACAGTAGCCGTCTCGACGACTTCCGCATTTGGAAGATTCTACTGGAACTGTCACAG GGACTTACCTTTATACACCACTCAGGTTACATCCACCTCGATCTGAAGCCCGCCAACATCCTGATTGACTTTGGGGGTTCGCTGAAGATCGCTGATTTCGGTCTGGCCAGCTCTTGGCCTGCACCCAAAGGCATCGATGGCGAAGGCGATCGCCACTACCTGGCGCCAGAAGCTCTCTGCGGCCGCTTTGACAAGCCCGCCGATGTATTCGCGCTCGGCATGATGCTGACTGAGATTGCCGGCAACTGTGTTATTCCCGAGAACGGCACCTACTGGACGAAGCTCAGGTCAGGCGAATTCGAGCACGTACTCCCGAGCTTGACTTGGAGTGCCGATAGCGGTACCCTGAGCCGCGATGGCAACGGTGACCCGATTCCCGAGAGTAACGTTTCTCTGGACACCTTCCTCATGTCAGACACCGACATCGAGCCCCAGTCCACGGTCCAAATACGGGCAGCCTCAAGTCCGGAAGAGGACCTTGCCCGTGCCCCAAAGTTCATGATTGACTACACCGACCCCAATACCATGGACCAGGTAGTCAAAGCAATGTTGCATCCTGTACCAGAAGAGCGGCCAACATCTGAGCAAGTCCTGCAGTGCTTTGGTTGCCAGTGGGTCGACTACAGGAGGCGAGCGGGAGCCACTGTATACGAAGGCAACTTTGGACCAGGCGAGGATATACTGGCCACATATGCGCTCGATGATGCTGACGCTGACATGATGGACATGAGCTAA
- a CDS encoding Non-specific serine/threonine protein kinase, with protein sequence MAFASYSPHREAGTMHLDLPSPTYRLDGTHFAHLQQLRRSLSRSPSKPSRFQLHKSDSPRSPISPLALARAFSPKAHKPTSPIKTFFESPLAQAVPAKKKFTLRRPTANFKASPRARQNSKSPRRVLGDSPTGANSTTPFYTRPTVGQENDTPARPSSSDSLESMDTDCRKFGLNDKPIKFEFAHRRPDLSPGPPVKSSPLKRNDGVMNLSGTPTGFSPVAKRRSLHSVSNLGTDFESIFDRNSMHAVQSPMEEEETQNEFDFSTPANPSQSPMRRATSLRKSTVMQRNANSPRPKPAFDGEFAMPGLAASKSRNRMSLDSSLGQSTTPTQTPFRKSTFDAGRMGLPTPFVRSTAGASQPHPLSHAHTPSSTTSGLGGMTPMAPPRAPHFAAPPGRPNQSHQFSRSLPIGVPRPHAPEGEHDSFDTPFKSVQQAPVAFSTGLMSKKNRNADEPANVYVMPDTPSKRQSYPPAQADRTDVIDTPLVKRGGSLFGDFNRPQPQFGTTSTPFSAHVSKFSTGSFGKGTSVFGNMGGSLQRRGSMVSVDGDDDLPDSQSPTANRTMVDTDASIDDMPPTPTKGHGASSRRSKESSLRRKTFRSRPSIGNDTFAAPEVANDFNASIISFGSSSPGSPLDSSFQPAETNRLSIAGNRRGSMNFNSSVSTFPPATPTTPRDHSVFFAEDKGAIPIGLTKNDVDEAISSRFREVKELDGGEGEFSKVYRVSQSVQGSTQDTPAGSQVWVVKKSKKPYTGQGDRNRKMREVDILYALRGNDHVLNINDHWEANSHLYIQSEYCEGGNLRRFLDTVGYSSRLDDFRIWKILLELSQGLTFIHHSGYIHLDLKPANILIDFGGSLKIADFGLASSWPAPKGIDGEGDRHYLAPEALCGRFDKPADVFALGMMLTEIAGNCVIPENGTYWTKLRSGEFEHVLPSLTWSADSGTLSRDGNGDPIPESNVSLDTFLMSDTDIEPQSTVQIRAASSPEEDLARAPKFMIDYTDPNTMDQVVKAMLHPVPEERPTSEQVLQCFGCQWVDYRRRAGATVYEGNFGPGEDILATYALDDADADMMDMS encoded by the exons ATGGCCTTCGCCTCGTACTCGCCCCACCGCGAGGCCGGCACCATGCACCTGGACCTCCCTTCACCCACCTATCGTCTGGACGGCACCCACTTCGCCCATCTGCAGCAGCTGCGCCGTTCCCTATCACGCTCACCTTCGAAACCCTCGCGCTTCCAGCTGCACAAGTCCGACTCACCACGCTCGCCCATCTCTCCACTAGCACTCGCGCGCGCCTTCAGCCCCAAGGCACACAAGCCAACGAGTCCTATCAAGACATTTTTTGAATCGCCTCTGGCACAGGCCGTGCCAGCCAAGAAGAAATTCACTCTGCGACGACCCACCGCAAACTTCAAGGCCTCGCCGCGCGCACGACAGAATTCAAAAAGCCCCCGTCGCGTCCTCGGCGACTCACCCACCGGCGCAAACTCCACAACACCCTTCTACACCCGCCCGACCGTCGGCCAAGAAAACGACACACCCGCACGCCCTTCCAGCTCGGATTCCCTCGAGAGCATGGACACGGACTGCAGGAAGTTTGGCTTGAACGACAAGCCCATCAAGTTCGAGTTTGCGCACCGACGTCCGGATCTCTCTCCGGGCCCCCCTGTAAAGTCGAGTCCTCTCAAGCGTAACGATGGTGTTATGAACCTGAGCGGGACACCCACTGGCTTCAGTCCTGTCGCTAAGCGGAGGAGCTTGCACAGCGTCTCGAACCTGGGAACCGATTTCGAGAGTATTTTCGACCGCAACAGCATGCATGCCGTACAATCACCTatggaagaggaggagacGCAAAACGAGTTCGACTTTTCGACGCCTGCGAACCCGTCGCAATCGCCTATGCGCAGAGCCACGTCTCTTCGAAAATCGACTGTGATGCAGCGAAACGCGAATTCACCACGACCGAAACCAGCTTTCGACGGCGAGTTTGCCATGCCTGGCCTCGCAGCGTCCAAATCGAGAAACCGCATGTCGCTCGACAGCTCTCTTGGTCAAAGTACCACGCCCACGCAGACGCCCTTCCGCAAGTCCACCTTCGATGCTGGGCGCATGGGTTTGCCTACACCCTTCGTTCGCAGCACTGCCGGCGCATCGCAACCGCACCCGTTGTCGCATGCGCACACACCATCTTCAACTACGTCAGGTCTCGGTGGGATGACTCCCATGGCACCGCCACGGGCACCCCACTTCGCAGCTCCACCTGGTCGGCCAAACCAGAGTCATCAATTTTCACGTTCTCTGCCAATCGGCGTACCGCGCCCACACGCACCGGAAGGAGAACATGACTCGTTTGACACGCCATTCAAGTCTGTGCAGCAAGCCCCAGTTGCATTCTCCACCGGTCTCATGTCGAAGAAGAACCGCAATGCGGACGAGCCCGCCAATGTATATGTCATGCCTGACACCCCGTCTAAGCGGCAGTCGTATCCCCCTGCTCAGGCAGACAGGACTGATGTCATCGACACACCTCTCGTTAAGCGAGGTGGAAGTTTATTTGGAGATTTCAATAGGCCACAACCTCAGTTCGGCACAACAAGCACACCCTTTAGCGCGCATGTGTCAAAGTTCTCTACGGGATCCTTTGGTAAAGGAACCAGCGTCTTTGGCAACATGGGCGGATCCCTTCAGCGCCGAGGCAGCATGGTCAGCGTGGATGGTGATGACGACCTTCCTGATAGCCAGTCGCCAACTGCCAACCGTACTATGGTTGACACCGACGCGAGCATTGACGATATGCCACCGACCCCTACAAAGGGACATGGTGCATCGAGTCGCCGCTCAAAGGAGAGCAGTCTCAGGCGCAAAACCTTCCGCTCCCGACCTTCTATTGGTAACGATACGTTTGCGGCCCCAGAAGTTGCCAATGATTTCAATG CGTCCATCATCTCGTTCGGTTCATCGTCGCCAGGTTCCCCACTCGATTCCTCGTTCCAACCCGCTGAGACAAATCGATTGTCCATCGCGGGTAACAGGCGCGGCTCGATGAACTTCAACAGCAGTGTCAGCACTTTCCCTCCCGCTACACCAACCACGCCACGTGATCATTCCGTTTTCTTCGCTGAAGACAAGGGAGCTATCCCCATCGGTCTCACCAAGAACGACGTCGATGAGGCCATCAGCTCGCGCTTCCGTGAGGTCAAGGAGCTCGACGGTGGCGAAGGGGAGTTCTCCAAGGTCTACCGCGTCAGCCAGTCTGTGCAGGGCTCAACGCAGGACACTCCAGCTGGGAGTCAGGTATGGGTCGTTAAGAAGTCGAAGAAGCCATATACAGGCCAGGGTGACCGCAACCGCAAGATGCGTGAAGTTGACATCCTCTATGCTCTTCGGGGCAATGACCACGTTCTGAACATCAACGACCACTGGGAAGCCAACTCACACTTGTACATCCAAAGCGAATACTGCGAAGGCGGCAACTTGCGCCGCTTCCTCGACACTGTTGGATACAGTAGCCGTCTCGACGACTTCCGCATTTGGAAGATTCTACTGGAACTGTCACAG GGACTTACCTTTATACACCACTCAGGTTACATCCACCTCGATCTGAAGCCCGCCAACATCCTGATTGACTTTGGGGGTTCGCTGAAGATCGCTGATTTCGGTCTGGCCAGCTCTTGGCCTGCACCCAAAGGCATCGATGGCGAAGGCGATCGCCACTACCTGGCGCCAGAAGCTCTCTGCGGCCGCTTTGACAAGCCCGCCGATGTATTCGCGCTCGGCATGATGCTGACTGAGATTGCCGGCAACTGTGTTATTCCCGAGAACGGCACCTACTGGACGAAGCTCAGGTCAGGCGAATTCGAGCACGTACTCCCGAGCTTGACTTGGAGTGCCGATAGCGGTACCCTGAGCCGCGATGGCAACGGTGACCCGATTCCCGAGAGTAACGTTTCTCTGGACACCTTCCTCATGTCAGACACCGACATCGAGCCCCAGTCCACGGTCCAAATACGGGCAGCCTCAAGTCCGGAAGAGGACCTTGCCCGTGCCCCAAAGTTCATGATTGACTACACCGACCCCAATACCATGGACCAGGTAGTCAAAGCAATGTTGCATCCTGTACCAGAAGAGCGGCCAACATCTGAGCAAGTCCTGCAGTGCTTTGGTTGCCAGTGGGTCGACTACAGGAGGCGAGCGGGAGCCACTGTATACGAAGGCAACTTTGGACCAGGCGAGGATATACTGGCCACATATGCGCTCGATGATGCTGACGCTGACATGATGGACATGAGCTAA